The DNA segment TCAAATCAACGGTTGACGACTGAAGTTATACAAAAGACCCATTTTAGCAACCGATTACAAGCAATAAACCGGGATATAACCGATAGTATTCATTATGCCGAACGAATTCAGCAATCGTTGATGCCGAATCAGGGTGATTTGTTAAAGGCTTTTCCCGGATCCTTTGTGTTGAATTGTCCAAAGGACATTGTAAGTGGAGATTTTTATTGGTTTCATAAAACCTCCAAAGTGGCAATGATAGCGGCGGCAGATTGCACTGGGCATGGCATACCGGGCGCCTTTATGAGTGTTTTGGGGATTACCTTATTGAATAAAATTGTAAGCACCGGAGAATGGGAAAGGCCGGATGTGATTATTGAATTATTGGATTTGGAGATAAACAACTCCTTAGGAATGGGACGGAAGGAGCATTTACACGATGGGATGGATATTGCCTTATGCGTACTGGATTCGAGTAAACAAAAGGTGCAGTTTGTTGGAGC comes from the Bacteroidia bacterium genome and includes:
- a CDS encoding SpoIIE family protein phosphatase, with the translated sequence SNQRLTTEVIQKTHFSNRLQAINRDITDSIHYAERIQQSLMPNQGDLLKAFPGSFVLNCPKDIVSGDFYWFHKTSKVAMIAAADCTGHGIPGAFMSVLGITLLNKIVSTGEWERPDVIIELLDLEINNSLGMGRKEHLHDGMDIALCVLDSSKQKVQFVGAMSTIVHVTQQGIAQVYRGNRFGLGGYMRMDIKKFEIQEFTYSPGDMIYFFSDGYIDQFGGVLGKKFYFKNLLSLFKSIYSMEGESQKRRLLSEFMQWKGDCDQTDDVHVMGIRL